In one Aromatoleum aromaticum EbN1 genomic region, the following are encoded:
- a CDS encoding site-specific integrase encodes MITPASFAALLERFFTQRLMQQRQASPHTISSYRDTFRQFLKFVQQRLHKSPSRLSLEEIDAPLIVAFLDDLEKCRRVSIRSRNLRLTAIHSFFRYVAFEAPEHSAQIQRVLAIPSKRFTRNLVSFLARAEVDALLAAPDQHTWSGRRDHAFLLVAVQTGLRLSEMTGLKRDDLILGAGAHVRVVGKGRKERCTPLAKSTLTVLKAWLREPQRGEGDVLFPSAKGERLSVHGVQYLLNKHRLAASEACPSLTQKRITVHRLRHTMAMDLLQAGVDRSVIALWLGHESVETTQIYLDANLEMKEQALAKTAPPHGTPGRYKPGDQLLNFLNSL; translated from the coding sequence ATGATCACCCCTGCCAGCTTTGCTGCGCTGTTGGAGCGTTTCTTTACCCAGCGCCTGATGCAGCAACGCCAAGCGAGTCCGCACACGATCAGCTCCTATCGCGATACCTTTCGTCAATTTCTGAAATTCGTTCAGCAACGGCTGCATAAGTCACCGTCACGGCTGAGCCTGGAGGAGATCGATGCCCCATTGATCGTGGCGTTTCTCGATGACTTGGAGAAGTGCAGACGGGTGAGCATCCGTAGCCGTAATCTGCGCCTCACTGCGATCCACTCCTTCTTTCGTTACGTGGCATTCGAGGCCCCCGAGCATTCCGCGCAGATCCAGCGGGTGCTCGCCATCCCCAGCAAGCGCTTCACGCGCAACTTGGTCTCGTTTCTCGCACGTGCCGAAGTCGATGCCTTGCTGGCGGCTCCGGATCAGCACACGTGGTCTGGCCGGCGCGATCACGCCTTTTTGCTGGTGGCGGTGCAGACAGGGCTACGTTTGTCTGAAATGACCGGGCTCAAACGCGACGACCTCATCCTCGGGGCCGGCGCTCACGTGCGCGTGGTGGGCAAGGGTCGCAAGGAACGCTGTACGCCGCTGGCCAAGTCCACGCTCACCGTGTTGAAAGCCTGGCTGCGCGAGCCGCAACGCGGAGAGGGCGACGTGCTCTTCCCCAGCGCCAAGGGCGAGCGTCTCAGCGTCCACGGCGTGCAGTACTTGCTGAACAAGCATCGCTTGGCGGCCTCGGAGGCGTGCCCTTCGTTGACGCAGAAGCGAATCACTGTTCACCGCTTGAGGCACACGATGGCCATGGACCTGCTTCAAGCGGGCGTTGATCGTTCGGTGATTGCCTTGTGGCTCGGACACGAATCGGTGGAGACCACGCAGATCTATCTCGATGCGAACCTCGAAATGAAGGAGCAGGCCCTTGCGAAGACAGCTCCACCCCACGGCACGCCCGGGCGCTATA
- a CDS encoding tyrosine-type recombinase/integrase, whose amino-acid sequence MNTLRQAVQEYLSLRRALGFKLREAGKALHDFVTFMERRRADYVTHELALAWAQQPSNVQPAHWAQRLSFVRGFARHHSATDPRTQIPPPGLLPFQPKRARPYLYSDEEIRRLLGAALTMPCRYERGALRPWTFHALFGLLSVSGLRLGEARNLQLQDVDLEAAALTIRGAKFGKSRLVPLHGSTCEVLADYIARRNRHWEARPVSSYLFVSSSGNRLDGGDIHRTFYALSRQIGLRGVSDSHGPRLHDMRHAFATNTLVRWYQCDQDPQRQLPILSAYLGHVHVEDTQWYLSSSPELMREAMRRLERRWEDRP is encoded by the coding sequence ATGAACACGCTGCGACAGGCCGTTCAAGAGTACCTGAGTCTGCGGCGCGCTCTGGGGTTCAAGCTGCGCGAGGCGGGCAAGGCGTTACATGACTTCGTCACGTTCATGGAGCGGCGCCGCGCCGACTATGTAACGCATGAGTTGGCGCTCGCCTGGGCGCAACAACCTTCAAACGTCCAACCGGCGCACTGGGCGCAGCGACTGAGTTTCGTACGCGGATTTGCTCGCCATCACAGTGCCACGGACCCACGCACGCAGATTCCGCCGCCGGGCTTGTTGCCGTTTCAACCCAAGCGAGCGCGCCCGTACCTGTACTCGGATGAGGAGATTCGGCGCTTGCTGGGCGCGGCGCTCACGATGCCGTGCCGTTATGAACGCGGTGCGCTGCGCCCGTGGACCTTCCATGCCCTTTTCGGGTTACTGAGCGTCTCGGGCCTGCGCCTGGGCGAAGCCCGCAACCTCCAGCTTCAGGACGTGGATCTCGAGGCGGCGGCGTTGACGATTCGCGGTGCCAAGTTCGGCAAGTCTCGACTCGTACCTTTGCATGGCTCCACCTGCGAAGTACTTGCCGACTACATCGCGCGACGCAACCGTCATTGGGAGGCACGGCCGGTGTCCTCCTACCTGTTCGTATCCAGCTCGGGCAATCGTTTGGACGGCGGCGATATTCACCGAACTTTCTACGCCTTGTCGCGGCAGATTGGATTACGCGGGGTATCGGACAGTCACGGACCACGCCTGCACGACATGAGGCACGCATTTGCGACAAATACCCTCGTGCGCTGGTACCAATGTGATCAAGATCCGCAGCGTCAGCTGCCGATCCTGTCCGCCTACCTCGGCCATGTCCACGTCGAGGATACGCAGTGGTACTTGAGCAGTTCTCCGGAACTGATGCGCGAGGCGATGCGCCGGCTCGAGCGGCGCTGGGAGGATCGGCCATGA
- a CDS encoding site-specific integrase codes for MTYFIHEQVVLSRPPEGPLAAHLASFANFVGEQGYSVFSLRRHVRIAAGFSRWLGQSGIQVDSICSAHAVEYLRDRARYLRPGRGDTAVLQHLITFLRREGVIPQEKVEPTRLTAVEHCVQDYAQYLCEARGLATATIINYVPFVREFLKQQFGEEGATLSRLNASDVVRFVQGQVPRLHLKRAKLMTTALRSFLRYARYRGDVTRDLAAAVPVVANWSMTSIPRAIAAEEVRQLLGSIDRDQPTGRRDYAILLLLARLGLRSGEVAFLELDDIDWNAGQLHVRGKGGQRNEFPLPVEVGEAIVAYLHSGRPRSASRRVFLRTRAPNRGFQGACGVCSLVRHAIERAGIHAPTRGAHQFRHGLATEMLRQGASLGEIGELLGHRHPQTTKIYTKVDLEALRTLALPWPGGAR; via the coding sequence ATGACCTACTTCATCCATGAGCAAGTCGTTCTATCGCGGCCGCCTGAAGGGCCGCTGGCGGCACACCTTGCGTCATTTGCGAACTTCGTGGGCGAACAGGGGTACAGCGTTTTTTCGCTGAGGCGGCACGTTCGGATCGCTGCAGGTTTTAGTCGATGGCTTGGACAAAGCGGAATCCAGGTGGACAGCATCTGCAGTGCGCACGCCGTCGAGTATTTACGTGATCGCGCCCGGTATCTGCGACCTGGTCGCGGTGATACGGCGGTGCTTCAACACCTCATTACCTTTCTGCGCCGTGAGGGCGTGATTCCGCAGGAGAAGGTCGAGCCCACCCGACTGACCGCAGTTGAGCACTGTGTCCAAGACTATGCGCAGTATTTGTGCGAAGCACGTGGTTTAGCCACAGCAACGATCATCAACTACGTGCCGTTCGTCCGGGAGTTTCTCAAGCAACAATTTGGCGAGGAAGGCGCCACGCTCTCGCGCCTGAATGCCAGCGATGTCGTGAGATTTGTGCAGGGCCAAGTTCCGCGCCTGCATCTGAAGCGCGCGAAGCTCATGACCACCGCGCTGCGCTCCTTCCTGCGCTATGCGCGTTATCGTGGCGACGTCACCCGGGATCTGGCCGCCGCCGTACCGGTCGTGGCGAACTGGTCGATGACGTCGATCCCGCGGGCGATCGCAGCCGAAGAAGTCCGTCAGTTGCTGGGCAGCATCGATCGGGATCAGCCGACAGGGCGCCGTGACTATGCCATCTTGCTGCTGCTCGCACGACTGGGCTTGCGTTCGGGCGAAGTGGCATTTCTCGAACTCGATGACATCGACTGGAACGCAGGACAATTGCATGTACGCGGCAAAGGTGGCCAGCGAAACGAGTTTCCCTTGCCGGTCGAGGTCGGCGAAGCGATCGTCGCCTACCTGCACTCGGGGCGCCCGCGTAGCGCCAGCCGTCGCGTATTCTTGCGTACCAGAGCGCCGAACCGCGGTTTCCAGGGAGCGTGCGGTGTGTGCTCCCTGGTCCGGCACGCGATCGAGCGCGCCGGCATCCACGCCCCTACGAGGGGGGCGCATCAGTTTCGCCACGGATTGGCCACCGAGATGTTGCGCCAGGGCGCCTCGCTGGGCGAGATCGGCGAGCTGCTGGGTCACCGCCATCCACAGACCACGAAGATCTACACCAAGGTCGACCTCGAGGCATTGCGCACCCTGGCTCTGCCGTGGCCCGGAGGTGCGCGATGA
- a CDS encoding tyrosine-type recombinase/integrase, with the protein MRNTATPKPPSFAALVQQFFTEYLVAQRAVSPRTVACYRDALMLFLDFAAQKLGKTPTALQLADLQPDMILAFLDHLEHERHNAIRTRNLRLTAMRAFLKFAGRRDVASLYVVERALAVPMKRFERPMVGFLTREEMVAVLGQPGATWSSQRDHLLFALLYNTGARVSEIIGVRVIDVVLDSAACVHLRGKGRKQRSVPLWKTTVQEIRAWLRLNPTRRGEAALLPNRDGQAMSRSNVAQRLKLAVARASEEEPSLLKKHVSPHVLRHYLPFLTMSRCAARSRSFKYLQQLRER; encoded by the coding sequence ATGCGTAATACCGCCACCCCGAAGCCGCCGTCATTTGCCGCGCTGGTCCAGCAATTCTTCACCGAGTATCTGGTCGCCCAGCGGGCAGTCAGTCCGCGCACGGTGGCCTGCTACCGCGATGCGCTGATGTTGTTTCTTGACTTCGCCGCTCAGAAATTGGGTAAGACACCGACCGCCTTGCAACTGGCCGACCTCCAGCCCGATATGATTTTGGCGTTTCTGGACCATCTGGAACACGAGCGGCACAACGCCATTCGGACCCGCAACTTGCGGCTGACCGCAATGCGTGCGTTCCTGAAGTTCGCCGGCCGACGTGACGTGGCATCTCTGTACGTCGTCGAACGAGCCTTGGCGGTGCCCATGAAGCGTTTCGAGCGGCCCATGGTGGGCTTCCTCACGCGGGAGGAAATGGTAGCGGTGCTCGGACAGCCCGGAGCAACTTGGTCCTCGCAGCGTGACCACTTGCTGTTCGCATTGCTCTACAACACCGGCGCACGGGTTTCCGAAATCATCGGCGTACGTGTGATCGATGTCGTGCTCGACAGCGCGGCCTGCGTCCACCTGCGTGGCAAAGGGCGGAAGCAGCGATCGGTGCCCTTGTGGAAGACGACGGTTCAAGAGATCCGCGCCTGGCTGCGGCTGAATCCGACACGCCGTGGCGAGGCCGCCTTGCTACCCAATCGTGATGGACAGGCGATGTCCCGATCCAATGTCGCCCAGCGCTTGAAACTCGCGGTCGCCCGCGCGTCTGAAGAGGAGCCCAGCCTCTTGAAGAAGCATGTCTCGCCGCACGTGCTGCGCCACTATCTACCCTTCCTGACTATGTCTCGTTGTGCCGCTAGATCCCGAAGTTTCAAGTACTTGCAGCAGCTTAGAGAAAGATAA
- a CDS encoding tyrosine-type recombinase/integrase, translating to MSSAISVQTHVEHYLAERRGLGFALSTPGYALHSFARHVEAVGHHGPLTVEVMADWARRDSHASTDPSTWARRLKCLRSFTRWLQQFEPRTEVPDDAIFGRLPQRQAPHIYSEGEIVALLAAARRLGAAPGLRGLVYETLFGLLASTGLRVSEAVALSDTDVDLKYGMLTIVRTKFAKSRYVPMHPSTVEALRRYRWMRDLVIESARADAPFFVVTRGQRRGSPLTRNEVERVFAGLRKQLAWNNRGTHHAPRIHDLRHTFVVRRIVQWQAQGVDIDQAMLSLSTYVGHAMVTNTYWYLSAVPELMSLAAGCFESFMSQAEVPDA from the coding sequence ATGAGCTCCGCGATCTCCGTGCAGACGCACGTCGAGCACTATCTGGCCGAGCGTCGTGGCCTGGGCTTCGCCTTGAGCACGCCGGGTTATGCGCTGCATAGTTTCGCCCGTCATGTTGAAGCCGTCGGTCACCACGGCCCGTTGACCGTGGAGGTCATGGCCGACTGGGCGCGGCGTGATAGCCACGCCAGCACCGATCCGAGCACCTGGGCGCGCCGGCTCAAGTGCTTGCGTTCCTTCACGCGCTGGCTGCAGCAGTTCGAGCCGCGCACCGAAGTCCCCGATGACGCGATCTTCGGCCGGCTGCCGCAGCGGCAGGCTCCGCACATCTACAGCGAAGGCGAGATCGTCGCGCTGCTGGCCGCGGCCCGGCGGCTGGGAGCGGCGCCCGGTTTGCGGGGGCTCGTCTACGAAACCCTGTTCGGTCTGCTCGCCAGCACCGGCCTGCGCGTCTCGGAAGCGGTGGCGCTGAGCGACACCGACGTCGACCTCAAGTACGGCATGCTCACCATCGTGCGGACCAAGTTCGCCAAGTCGCGCTACGTGCCCATGCACCCGAGCACCGTCGAAGCGCTGCGTCGCTATCGCTGGATGCGCGACCTCGTCATCGAGTCTGCGCGGGCCGATGCACCGTTCTTCGTCGTCACCCGCGGGCAACGGCGAGGCTCGCCCCTGACCAGGAACGAGGTAGAACGCGTCTTCGCCGGCCTGCGTAAGCAACTGGCCTGGAACAACCGCGGCACGCACCATGCCCCGCGCATCCACGACCTAAGGCACACCTTTGTCGTGAGACGGATCGTGCAGTGGCAAGCCCAAGGCGTGGACATCGATCAGGCGATGCTGTCGCTATCGACCTATGTCGGGCACGCGATGGTGACCAATACCTACTGGTATCTCTCGGCGGTGCCGGAGTTGATGTCGTTGGCCGCAGGGTGCTTCGAGTCGTTCATGTCGCAGGCGGAGGTGCCAGATGCGTAA
- a CDS encoding site-specific integrase, with product MGNTRSPRPACIDWLAEGPLAPHVDAFKQYLTDRGYAKTTFVNCVGSVAHFAQWMHDGRLPVSQINEAAIAEFLDDHLPRCRCTGAVHRDRRNLSAALAHLLAVLRAEGVVAPPTMRTTPVDEELRRYDEHMDHIRGLAPKTRSSALRIVRRLLVTRFGEDEIDVAAVRPDHVRRFFAQQAKLYSKPANAGTVVAALRGYFRYRASLGDAVHGLIGAVSYPANWQLASLPKTLTTEEVEQLVGSLGQAGRSLRRADAIVRCALDLGLRSGEVARLSLDDIDWRAGTITVRHTKGRHDDVLPLPVTTGAAIAAYLKHERPKTHNRAIFVRHVAPRDQPAGPDLVRKTIRQAFKRAGLPYTRSHLLRHTMANRLLAGGASLKEVADVLRHRSLNTTLIYAKLDSRKLAEVALPWPGSAV from the coding sequence ATGGGAAACACACGATCGCCTCGACCCGCCTGCATCGACTGGCTCGCCGAAGGGCCTCTCGCGCCTCATGTTGATGCATTCAAGCAGTACCTGACTGACCGCGGCTACGCCAAGACTACGTTCGTCAATTGCGTCGGCAGCGTTGCCCACTTCGCTCAGTGGATGCATGACGGTCGCCTGCCCGTCAGCCAAATCAATGAGGCGGCCATCGCCGAGTTTCTTGACGATCATCTTCCGAGATGTCGTTGCACCGGCGCTGTTCACCGTGATCGACGCAATTTGAGCGCCGCCCTCGCGCATCTGCTGGCGGTATTGCGAGCAGAGGGCGTAGTTGCCCCGCCAACGATGCGCACAACGCCAGTGGACGAGGAGCTGCGTCGTTACGACGAGCACATGGACCATATACGCGGTCTGGCCCCCAAGACCAGAAGCTCGGCTTTGCGTATCGTGAGACGATTGCTGGTTACCCGTTTCGGCGAGGACGAGATCGACGTCGCTGCCGTCAGGCCCGACCATGTGCGGCGCTTCTTCGCGCAGCAAGCCAAGCTCTACAGCAAGCCGGCAAACGCTGGCACGGTGGTGGCAGCGCTGCGCGGGTATTTCCGCTACCGCGCTTCGCTTGGCGACGCCGTGCACGGCCTGATCGGCGCGGTCTCGTACCCTGCCAACTGGCAGTTGGCTTCACTTCCCAAGACCCTGACTACAGAAGAAGTCGAGCAGCTGGTCGGCTCGCTCGGTCAGGCGGGGCGCTCCCTGCGGCGTGCCGACGCCATCGTGCGCTGCGCCCTGGATCTCGGGCTGCGCAGCGGTGAAGTCGCCCGACTCAGCCTCGACGACATCGACTGGCGCGCGGGCACGATCACGGTACGCCACACCAAGGGTCGCCACGACGACGTGCTGCCGCTACCGGTGACCACGGGCGCCGCTATCGCTGCCTATCTGAAGCACGAACGCCCCAAGACGCACAACCGCGCGATCTTCGTCCGCCATGTGGCACCACGCGATCAGCCGGCCGGTCCCGACCTTGTGCGCAAGACGATTCGTCAGGCCTTCAAGCGCGCCGGCTTGCCCTACACGCGCTCGCACCTGCTTCGCCACACGATGGCCAACAGGTTGTTGGCGGGAGGGGCCTCCCTCAAGGAAGTCGCCGATGTCCTACGTCACCGCTCGCTGAACACCACCCTCATCTACGCCAAGCTCGACAGTCGCAAGCTTGCCGAGGTCGCCTTGCCTTGGCCGGGGAGCGCAGTATGA
- the hflX gene encoding GTPase HflX yields MQSEVQGKPTYAVAAAVQLPNVSDVEFEASLTELRELAKTLGLTVVHTFIQKRSGFDTTAYLGTGKRQEIREFVDAGGVVDGKSHEIDVILVDHEISPSQARHLELEVGCEVTDRTMVILEIFHRNARSRAARAQVEIARLGYMAPRLREAAKLAGPQGRQRSGTGGRGAGESHTELDRRKVRDRIAELQEEIDAMEVERKTQRARRQGRQSVANVALVGYTNAGKSTLMRALTGSEVLVANKLFATLDTTVRVIYPESVPRVLVSDTVGFIKNLPHGLVASFKSTLDEALDASLLLHVIDASDPGFERQREVTDQVLAEIGADVLPRLRVFNKIDHVGDAEAQAEREAALRAQYPDCVVMSARRPEDVAKLRQRIVTFFQQDLVAAELFLPWSAQQWRKDIYANCEVVDERADDEGAFFHVRGERDTVESLREQFEQVR; encoded by the coding sequence ATGCAAAGCGAAGTCCAGGGAAAGCCCACGTACGCCGTCGCCGCGGCCGTCCAACTGCCGAACGTGAGCGATGTCGAGTTCGAGGCGTCACTGACCGAGCTGCGCGAGCTTGCGAAGACCTTGGGGCTGACGGTCGTCCACACCTTCATCCAGAAGCGTTCCGGCTTCGACACGACCGCCTACCTCGGCACCGGCAAGCGGCAGGAAATCCGCGAGTTCGTCGACGCCGGCGGCGTCGTCGACGGCAAGTCCCACGAGATCGACGTGATCCTGGTCGACCACGAGATTTCGCCGTCGCAGGCGCGCCACCTCGAGCTGGAGGTGGGCTGCGAGGTGACGGACCGCACGATGGTCATCCTTGAAATCTTCCATCGCAATGCGCGCTCCCGCGCAGCCCGCGCGCAGGTGGAGATCGCACGCCTCGGCTACATGGCCCCGCGCCTGCGTGAGGCGGCGAAGCTCGCGGGACCGCAAGGTCGGCAGCGCAGCGGCACCGGCGGCCGGGGCGCCGGCGAGTCGCACACCGAGCTCGACCGACGCAAAGTGCGAGACCGCATCGCCGAACTGCAGGAGGAAATCGATGCGATGGAGGTCGAGCGCAAGACGCAGCGCGCGCGTCGGCAAGGGCGTCAGAGCGTTGCGAACGTCGCGCTCGTCGGCTATACGAACGCCGGCAAGTCGACTTTGATGCGGGCGCTCACCGGCAGCGAGGTGCTGGTCGCCAACAAGCTTTTCGCGACGCTCGACACCACCGTGCGGGTCATCTACCCGGAGAGCGTGCCGAGGGTGCTCGTCAGCGACACGGTCGGATTCATCAAGAACCTGCCGCACGGGCTCGTCGCGTCATTCAAATCGACGCTCGATGAAGCGCTGGATGCCTCGCTACTGCTCCACGTCATCGACGCCAGCGATCCCGGTTTCGAGCGCCAGCGGGAGGTCACGGACCAGGTGCTGGCGGAAATCGGCGCCGATGTGCTGCCGCGCCTGCGCGTCTTCAACAAGATCGACCACGTCGGCGATGCCGAGGCGCAAGCCGAACGCGAAGCGGCGTTGCGGGCGCAGTACCCGGACTGCGTCGTGATGAGCGCCCGTCGTCCGGAAGACGTGGCGAAGCTGCGCCAGCGGATCGTCACCTTTTTCCAGCAGGACCTTGTCGCCGCCGAACTCTTCCTTCCCTGGTCGGCACAGCAATGGCGCAAGGACATCTACGCGAATTGCGAGGTGGTGGACGAGCGGGCGGACGACGAGGGCGCGTTCTTCCACGTGCGCGGGGAGCGCGACACCGTGGAGAGCCTGCGCGAGCAGTTCGAGCAGGTGCGATGA
- a CDS encoding GNAT family N-acetyltransferase, with translation MTKLIIRSEAPEDAAAIEAVTESAFRHAPHSDHNEQFILAALRDAGALSVSLVAEMDGVIVGNVVLSPVSISSGAAGWFGVGPVSVIPELQGRGIGAQLMREALARLSAQGASGCVVLGDPSYYKRFGFANEAGLVLPDVPPEYFMALSFGQPMATGTVTYHHAFGMTR, from the coding sequence ATGACGAAACTAATCATCCGTTCCGAAGCTCCAGAAGACGCTGCGGCAATCGAGGCCGTAACGGAATCAGCTTTTCGCCACGCGCCTCATTCGGACCACAACGAACAGTTCATCCTTGCGGCGTTGCGCGATGCCGGCGCGCTCTCGGTTTCGCTGGTCGCTGAAATGGATGGGGTAATCGTCGGGAATGTCGTCCTTTCACCGGTTTCCATATCCAGTGGCGCGGCAGGATGGTTCGGGGTGGGGCCTGTATCGGTCATTCCCGAGCTGCAGGGACGCGGCATCGGGGCGCAACTGATGCGCGAGGCGCTCGCTCGGCTTTCCGCACAAGGTGCATCAGGCTGCGTTGTCCTTGGTGACCCTTCCTATTACAAGCGATTCGGTTTTGCGAACGAGGCCGGTCTCGTGTTGCCAGACGTGCCTCCCGAATACTTCATGGCACTGTCGTTCGGACAACCGATGGCGACTGGCACGGTCACCTATCATCACGCATTTGGCATGACCAGGTGA
- a CDS encoding glycosyltransferase — MKLLILTYGTEGDTRPLVAVGHALRRSGHAVHLLGDARALGSAKELGLANSALPGDVRQLFSEWSRHGPKGTAKALVELTNANTRAWTVQTLAAAEGCDAILTSGLAGFIGLSVAERLSIPVIGSGMIPLTPSREFPSPFLPAALVPRWLNHASLRATNQLLWFAFRKTLNEARQSVLRLPPRRDLPIEHPMLYGISPTILPQPGDWPAHARLCGQWQTPVADFTPPPELTDFLDAGPPPVYVGFGSMAGIDGQHMAETLVTALAGRRALFYPGWSGMDDVGLPDNILRIGTTPHDWLLPRTSAVIHHGGSGTTHSATRAGKPSVVIPFAGDQAFWAERLNRLGVAPPALDAAKLEAGLLGKAIGFVEGEGVQKRAAQLGEQMEKEDGLGTAVGEIEKLIKGSFCVAMRT, encoded by the coding sequence ATGAAACTGCTGATCCTCACGTACGGCACGGAAGGCGACACCCGGCCGCTCGTCGCCGTTGGCCACGCGCTGCGCAGGAGCGGCCACGCTGTCCATCTGCTCGGCGATGCGCGCGCCCTCGGCTCGGCCAAAGAACTCGGCCTGGCCAACTCGGCGCTGCCCGGCGACGTCCGCCAGTTGTTCTCCGAATGGAGCCGCCACGGACCAAAAGGCACGGCCAAGGCACTGGTGGAACTGACCAACGCCAACACCCGCGCCTGGACGGTTCAAACCTTGGCGGCTGCCGAAGGCTGCGACGCCATCCTCACGTCCGGCCTGGCGGGCTTCATCGGCCTATCGGTGGCCGAACGCCTGAGCATCCCGGTCATCGGCAGCGGAATGATTCCGCTCACGCCTTCGCGCGAGTTTCCTTCGCCTTTCCTGCCCGCCGCTCTGGTGCCACGCTGGCTCAACCATGCCAGCCTCCGGGCAACGAACCAGTTGCTCTGGTTTGCTTTCAGGAAAACCCTGAATGAAGCGCGCCAGAGTGTGCTCAGGCTGCCGCCGCGTCGAGATCTGCCGATCGAACATCCGATGCTCTACGGCATTTCACCGACGATCCTGCCGCAGCCCGGAGATTGGCCGGCCCACGCGCGCCTGTGCGGCCAATGGCAGACGCCGGTCGCCGATTTCACGCCACCGCCCGAACTCACCGACTTTCTCGACGCCGGCCCGCCGCCAGTCTATGTCGGCTTCGGCAGCATGGCCGGGATAGATGGGCAACACATGGCAGAAACGCTGGTGACTGCGTTGGCCGGCCGCCGCGCACTTTTCTACCCCGGCTGGAGCGGCATGGACGACGTCGGGCTGCCTGACAACATCCTGCGTATCGGTACCACCCCGCACGACTGGCTGCTCCCGCGCACCAGCGCCGTCATCCATCATGGTGGCTCCGGTACGACCCATTCCGCCACCCGCGCTGGCAAGCCGTCCGTCGTCATCCCATTTGCCGGCGATCAAGCCTTCTGGGCCGAACGCCTGAATCGTCTGGGCGTCGCGCCGCCAGCACTCGATGCGGCGAAGCTGGAGGCCGGGCTGCTGGGGAAGGCGATAGGCTTTGTCGAAGGCGAGGGGGTCCAGAAGCGGGCAGCGCAGCTTGGCGAGCAGATGGAAAAGGAAGATGGGCTGGGCACCGCCGTAGGCGAGATTGAGAAACTGATCAAGGGTTCGTTTTGTGTGGCGATGCGCACCTGA
- a CDS encoding TetR/AcrR family transcriptional regulator: protein MERIAAAAGELFQAAGYMTVTMEQIAAAAQVSKRTLYKYFPAKEAVLAHLLERELARDLAGRGLRFDLNAPFRANVSALLAESAAWCERHPDYLLPYIRYKFASFEPNAETADKPADSGDMVQMWTLLIAAAQQRGELDATRPAEQLAIYFHYLYFGALMRWITDRRLDLKQEFTTVVSLFVDGACAARRQ from the coding sequence ATGGAACGCATTGCCGCTGCTGCGGGGGAATTATTTCAAGCCGCTGGCTACATGACCGTGACGATGGAGCAGATTGCCGCCGCCGCCCAGGTCTCCAAGCGCACGTTGTACAAGTATTTCCCGGCCAAGGAGGCGGTGCTGGCGCATCTGCTGGAACGGGAACTGGCGCGCGACCTTGCCGGCCGCGGTTTACGATTCGACCTGAACGCTCCGTTCCGTGCCAACGTCTCCGCACTACTGGCGGAGTCGGCTGCCTGGTGCGAGCGTCATCCCGACTATCTGCTGCCCTATATCCGCTACAAGTTCGCCAGCTTCGAGCCGAATGCCGAAACCGCCGACAAACCCGCCGACAGCGGGGACATGGTGCAGATGTGGACGCTGCTGATCGCTGCGGCCCAGCAGCGCGGCGAACTCGATGCGACACGCCCGGCCGAACAACTGGCGATCTATTTCCATTACCTGTATTTCGGCGCGCTGATGCGCTGGATCACGGATCGGCGGCTCGATCTGAAGCAGGAGTTCACGACAGTGGTATCGCTGTTCGTCGATGGTGCCTGCGCTGCAAGGCGACAGTAG
- a CDS encoding helix-turn-helix domain-containing protein, with amino-acid sequence MMSVNDKAQRSRLLTPEELGMVVKLHRELRQWSQEQLGELSGLSTRTIQRVEGGKASDLDTRRALARAFEIEDIDAFNKPYVIPTEDELNASKEKFDKENITLQALPLSTGKELASLVELASMDLSTPAFELCREADECFAELVDYFRDYRDCADIYSQRDKFSIYDVLQEHIDALDALGVSLRYATRKMVVKGGVPDAKPMPVTVLYVIAFPRGKEPTEFATPRSMPLRW; translated from the coding sequence ATGATGTCTGTTAATGACAAAGCACAACGATCCCGCCTACTCACGCCGGAAGAACTGGGCATGGTGGTGAAGCTTCACCGTGAGCTACGACAGTGGTCGCAAGAGCAACTGGGCGAGCTTTCTGGCCTGAGCACCCGAACCATACAACGCGTGGAGGGTGGCAAAGCCTCTGACCTTGATACACGCAGGGCTTTGGCACGAGCCTTTGAGATCGAGGATATTGACGCGTTCAACAAGCCCTACGTCATCCCGACCGAAGACGAATTGAATGCGTCGAAGGAGAAGTTCGACAAGGAAAACATCACGCTGCAGGCACTGCCGCTAAGCACAGGAAAAGAGCTGGCCAGCCTGGTGGAATTAGCCTCAATGGACCTGTCTACACCGGCCTTCGAATTGTGCCGTGAAGCCGACGAGTGCTTCGCTGAGTTGGTTGACTACTTCCGAGATTATAGGGATTGCGCCGACATATACTCGCAGCGGGACAAGTTTTCCATCTACGACGTCCTTCAAGAACACATCGACGCGCTCGACGCACTTGGGGTGTCACTGCGATACGCAACCCGCAAAATGGTTGTTAAAGGTGGTGTGCCGGATGCGAAGCCAATGCCCGTCACAGTGCTTTACGTGATTGCATTCCCACGGGGAAAGGAGCCGACGGAGTTCGCAACTCCTCGATCAATGCCTCTTCGATGGTGA